In one window of Campylobacter coli DNA:
- the infC gene encoding translation initiation factor IF-3, whose product MSKEKEVLLNEEIRADEIRCIGDDGKAYGIISSDEALEIANRLGLDLVMIAADAKPPVCKIMDYGKFRYQQEKKQKEAKKKQKVIDIKEIKLSVKIAQNDINYKVKHALEFLEQGKHVRFRVFLKGREMATPEAGVALLEKIWAMIENDANRDKEPNFEGRYVNMLVTPKKA is encoded by the coding sequence TTGAGTAAAGAAAAAGAAGTATTGCTCAACGAAGAAATTAGAGCGGACGAAATCAGATGTATAGGTGATGATGGCAAGGCATATGGCATTATCAGCAGTGATGAAGCTTTGGAGATTGCAAATCGTTTAGGACTTGATCTTGTAATGATAGCTGCAGATGCAAAGCCACCTGTTTGTAAGATTATGGATTATGGAAAATTCCGTTATCAGCAAGAGAAAAAACAAAAAGAAGCGAAGAAAAAACAAAAAGTGATCGATATAAAAGAGATCAAGCTTTCTGTGAAAATCGCTCAAAATGATATAAATTACAAAGTAAAACATGCTTTAGAATTTTTAGAACAAGGTAAGCATGTGAGATTTCGTGTGTTCTTAAAAGGGCGTGAAATGGCGACTCCTGAAGCAGGCGTAGCTCTGCTTGAAAAAATTTGGGCCATGATAGAAAATGATGCTAATCGTGATAAAGAGCCAAATTTTGAAGGACGCTATGTTAATATGCTTGTAACTCCAAAAAAAGCTTAA
- a CDS encoding DNA adenine methylase: MKENPSFLKEQIITYLGNKRALLGFLNKGFKVAKKELNQDKFSFCDVFSGSGVVSRFAKAHSHFIIANDLENYSKLINKCYLSNKDKNLTELLKHYHKILTQNLEFQAGFISELYAPKNESCIQKDERVFYTLKNALYLDTLRQKIEKEIPEELKHFFIAPLIYEASVHSNTSGVFKGFYKGRDGVGKFGGEAQNALKRIKGDIELKMPIFSNFSCEFEVVQKDANLLAKELENIDVAYLDPPYNQHPYSSNYFMLNLIANYQRPDEISKISGIPRDWNRSVFNKEKQAEDALFELISDLRAKIILLSYNCEGFVKKEKFLKRLQSLGKCQILEQKYPTFRASRNLKNRSIHIHEQLYILKKNI, translated from the coding sequence TTGAAAGAAAATCCCTCTTTTTTAAAAGAACAAATCATTACTTATTTGGGCAACAAAAGAGCGCTTTTAGGATTTTTAAATAAGGGCTTTAAAGTAGCCAAAAAAGAACTCAATCAAGATAAATTTAGCTTTTGTGATGTCTTTAGTGGTTCAGGCGTTGTAAGCCGTTTTGCAAAAGCACATTCTCATTTTATTATCGCTAATGATTTAGAAAATTATTCCAAACTCATCAATAAATGTTATCTTTCTAATAAAGATAAAAATTTAACCGAACTTTTAAAACATTATCATAAAATTTTAACTCAAAATTTAGAATTTCAAGCAGGCTTTATAAGTGAACTCTATGCTCCAAAAAATGAATCTTGTATCCAAAAGGACGAACGCGTTTTTTATACTCTTAAAAATGCTTTATATCTTGATACTTTAAGACAAAAAATTGAAAAGGAAATTCCTGAAGAGCTAAAGCATTTTTTCATAGCACCTTTAATCTATGAAGCAAGCGTGCATTCAAATACGAGTGGAGTTTTTAAGGGTTTTTATAAGGGTAGAGATGGAGTGGGTAAATTTGGCGGAGAGGCGCAAAATGCCTTAAAGCGTATCAAAGGTGATATCGAGCTTAAAATGCCTATTTTTTCAAATTTTTCTTGTGAATTTGAAGTGGTGCAAAAGGATGCTAACTTACTTGCAAAAGAGCTTGAAAATATCGATGTGGCTTATCTTGACCCTCCTTATAATCAACATCCTTATAGCTCAAATTATTTTATGCTTAATTTGATTGCAAATTATCAAAGACCTGATGAAATTTCAAAGATTTCTGGCATACCAAGAGATTGGAACCGAAGTGTTTTCAATAAAGAAAAGCAAGCAGAGGACGCTTTGTTTGAGCTTATTAGTGATTTAAGAGCTAAAATCATTTTACTTTCTTATAATTGCGAGGGCTTTGTAAAAAAAGAAAAATTTCTAAAGCGTTTACAAAGCTTGGGTAAATGTCAAATTCTAGAGCAAAAATACCCGACTTTTAGAGCCTCTCGCAATCTTAAAAATCGTTCCATTCATATACACGAACAATTATACATACTCAAAAAAAATATTTAA
- a CDS encoding undecaprenyl-diphosphate phosphatase: protein MDNLHALILGIIEGLTEFLPVSSTGHMILGTTVLGIDINEFWKSFLIIIQLGSILAVLFVFWRKLFKGFDIWFKLAVGFFPTGLIGLVLYKYLKELFNGYVVVAMLILGGIVFIVIELAHKNKEYKTNSLEKISFLQAFFIGIIQSLAMIPGTSRSGASIIGGLLLGLNRKTAAEFSFLLAIPTMIVATAYNIYKEPELLSNANALIPLSIGFITAFVVAVFVIKFFLKFISKFDFIPFGIYRIVLGILFFYLYYSGILNAGSEFKL from the coding sequence ATGGATAATTTACATGCTTTAATACTTGGAATCATTGAAGGTTTGACTGAATTTTTACCCGTTTCTTCTACAGGACATATGATTTTAGGGACAACTGTTTTAGGTATTGATATTAATGAATTTTGGAAAAGTTTTTTAATCATTATACAACTAGGATCGATTTTAGCAGTGCTTTTTGTGTTTTGGCGTAAACTTTTTAAAGGATTTGATATTTGGTTTAAGCTTGCAGTTGGCTTTTTTCCCACAGGACTCATAGGACTTGTGCTTTATAAGTACTTAAAAGAACTTTTTAATGGCTATGTGGTGGTTGCGATGCTTATTTTGGGTGGTATTGTTTTTATTGTTATCGAATTAGCTCATAAAAATAAAGAATACAAAACCAATTCTTTAGAAAAGATAAGTTTCTTACAAGCTTTTTTTATAGGTATTATCCAATCTCTAGCAATGATTCCGGGTACTTCAAGGAGTGGGGCAAGTATTATAGGTGGACTTTTGTTAGGGCTTAACCGTAAAACAGCAGCTGAATTTAGCTTTTTGCTTGCTATACCTACCATGATAGTTGCAACTGCTTATAATATTTATAAAGAACCTGAACTTCTTAGCAATGCTAATGCTTTAATCCCTTTAAGTATAGGTTTTATCACAGCTTTTGTGGTAGCGGTTTTTGTGATTAAATTCTTTTTAAAATTTATTTCAAAATTTGATTTTATTCCTTTTGGAATTTATAGGATAGTATTGGGAATTTTATTTTTTTATCTGTATTATAGCGGTATTTTAAATGCTGGAAGCGAGTTTAAGTTATAA
- a CDS encoding N-acetyltransferase, with the protein MQVRAMQKSDYEGVYKLWCDIKGFGIRSIDDSKENIERFLDRNPNLSAVAVVDQEIVGSILCGHDGRTGGFYHVCVHKDHRKKGIAHEMTKFCLEALKSEKINKIALIAFKSNDLGNEFWKHYGFTLREDANYYDLSLNSHNQTSFNV; encoded by the coding sequence TTGCAAGTTAGAGCAATGCAAAAAAGTGATTATGAAGGAGTTTACAAGCTTTGGTGTGATATCAAAGGCTTTGGAATTCGATCGATTGATGATAGTAAAGAAAATATAGAAAGATTTTTAGATAGAAATCCAAATCTTAGTGCAGTAGCTGTGGTTGATCAAGAAATTGTTGGAAGTATACTTTGTGGACACGATGGACGCACAGGAGGCTTTTATCATGTGTGTGTGCATAAAGATCACAGAAAAAAGGGTATAGCCCATGAAATGACAAAATTTTGTCTTGAGGCGTTAAAATCTGAGAAGATTAATAAAATTGCACTGATAGCCTTTAAGAGCAATGATTTGGGCAATGAATTTTGGAAGCATTATGGTTTTACCTTAAGAGAAGATGCGAATTATTATGATTTATCGCTCAATTCTCACAATCAAACCAGTTTTAATGTTTGA
- a CDS encoding oligopeptide transporter, OPT family → MQKTHSLPELTLRGLLLGSILTVIFTASNVYLGLKVGLTFSSSIPAAVISMAVLAFFKTSNILENNMVQTQASAAGTLSSVIFVIPGLFMCGYWSEFPLWQTFMVCLCGGGLGVLFTIPLRKAMVVESKLAYPEGRAAAEILKVTNKDQSDKKGKQGIKEIALGSFIAAFFSLLSNGFKLAASESSLAFIWNKMAFGFSAGYSLALLGAGYLVGLAGAIALFVGMFLAWGVFTPYLSSFEFDGVKNASELASSVWAAKVRLIGTGAIAIAALWTLIELLKPVISGIKEIIKNVTISNTKSQESTDQDLSLKSIFILFIILTIGLFITFYSFVSDANLNSYYQILFAFVGTFIAVLIGFFVAAACGYMAGLVGSSSSPISGIGLIGIIISSLVILLLGANLFDDPMLSKFAIALAIFTTSVIVATAAISNDNLQDLKTGYLVGATPWKQQVALLIGCVFGALAIVPVLNLLYQAYGFVGAMPREGMDVSSALAAPQANLMSTIAQGIFNHNIEWSYITFGVVIGIFIIIIDKILRKNGNLSLPPLAVGIGIYLPPSVNIPLVIGGILKYFVMRYLAKKYENNSHKSEKITTHEQKGILFASGLIVGESIFGVIIAAITVFSVSMGGSESPLKLSFLNIHNNELLGLVFFIGVVLYFIKRIVKTR, encoded by the coding sequence ATGCAAAAAACACACTCTTTGCCCGAACTCACCTTACGTGGTTTACTTTTGGGAAGCATTTTAACTGTGATTTTTACAGCTTCAAATGTGTATTTAGGACTTAAAGTAGGACTTACTTTTTCATCTTCTATTCCTGCAGCTGTTATTTCTATGGCGGTTTTGGCTTTTTTTAAAACTTCTAATATTTTAGAAAATAATATGGTTCAAACCCAAGCTTCAGCAGCGGGAACACTCTCGTCGGTTATTTTTGTAATCCCAGGACTTTTTATGTGTGGATATTGGAGTGAATTTCCTTTATGGCAAACTTTTATGGTTTGTCTATGTGGTGGTGGGCTTGGAGTGCTTTTTACTATACCTTTAAGAAAAGCTATGGTGGTTGAAAGCAAGCTTGCTTATCCTGAAGGTAGGGCAGCAGCTGAAATTTTAAAAGTGACTAATAAAGATCAAAGCGATAAAAAAGGCAAGCAAGGCATAAAAGAAATAGCTTTGGGTTCTTTTATAGCTGCTTTTTTTAGTTTGTTAAGCAATGGTTTTAAACTTGCTGCGAGTGAAAGCAGTTTGGCTTTTATTTGGAATAAAATGGCCTTTGGTTTTTCAGCAGGATACTCTTTAGCACTTTTAGGAGCAGGATATTTAGTAGGTTTGGCAGGTGCTATAGCACTTTTTGTAGGGATGTTTTTAGCATGGGGAGTTTTTACCCCTTATCTTTCAAGTTTTGAATTTGATGGTGTGAAAAATGCTAGTGAACTTGCTTCTAGTGTTTGGGCAGCTAAGGTTAGACTTATTGGTACTGGAGCAATTGCTATAGCAGCACTTTGGACTTTAATAGAGCTTTTAAAACCCGTGATAAGTGGAATTAAAGAAATTATTAAAAATGTTACAATTTCTAATACAAAAAGCCAAGAAAGCACCGATCAAGATCTTTCTTTAAAAAGTATTTTTATACTTTTTATAATCCTAACTATAGGACTTTTTATTACTTTTTATAGTTTTGTATCGGATGCAAATTTAAATAGTTATTATCAAATTTTATTTGCCTTTGTTGGAACTTTTATTGCTGTGTTGATAGGATTTTTTGTAGCAGCAGCTTGTGGCTATATGGCAGGACTTGTGGGTTCTTCATCTTCTCCTATTTCAGGAATTGGGCTTATTGGGATTATCATTTCATCTTTGGTTATTTTACTTTTGGGTGCAAATTTATTTGATGATCCTATGCTTTCTAAATTTGCTATCGCCTTGGCTATTTTTACTACAAGCGTAATTGTAGCAACCGCTGCTATTTCAAACGATAATTTGCAAGATTTAAAAACAGGTTATTTAGTGGGTGCTACCCCTTGGAAACAGCAGGTTGCTTTGCTCATAGGTTGTGTTTTTGGAGCTTTAGCTATAGTTCCTGTTTTAAATTTACTTTATCAAGCTTATGGTTTTGTTGGGGCTATGCCAAGAGAGGGTATGGATGTTTCATCTGCGCTTGCAGCTCCTCAAGCAAATTTAATGAGTACCATAGCACAAGGAATTTTTAATCATAATATAGAGTGGAGTTATATAACATTTGGAGTAGTTATAGGTATATTTATCATTATTATAGATAAGATACTAAGAAAAAATGGCAATTTATCCTTGCCACCTTTGGCTGTGGGCATTGGTATTTATTTGCCACCATCTGTAAATATCCCTTTGGTAATCGGTGGAATTTTAAAATATTTTGTGATGAGATATTTAGCAAAAAAATATGAAAACAATTCCCACAAAAGTGAAAAAATAACTACTCATGAACAAAAAGGGATTTTATTTGCCTCAGGACTTATCGTAGGGGAGAGTATTTTTGGCGTTATTATAGCCGCGATTACTGTTTTTTCTGTTAGCATGGGCGGAAGTGAAAGTCCTTTGAAATTAAGCTTTTTAAATATACATAATAATGAATTATTAGGTTTGGTATTTTTCATAGGAGTAGTACTTTATTTTATAAAGCGCATTGTTAAAACTCGTTAG
- the thrS gene encoding threonine--tRNA ligase, translated as MEKEIIAYLDDEKIVDSQSKNSSDLKEIYFDNSKQSLEVIRHSCAHLMAQAIKSLYPEAKFFVGPVIEDGFYYDFRVNSKIGEEDLVKIEKKMKEFAEAKQEIEKYEITKSEAIAKFKDDDLKQEVLLRIPDGKVSIYKQGEFEDLCRGPHVPNTKFLRNFALTRVAGAYLGGDEKREMLTRIYGTAFADKESLKEHLRIIEEAKKRDHRKLGTELKLFTFDDEIGGGLPIWLSNGARLRSKLEQMLYKIHRLRGYEPVRGPELLKADAWKISGHYANYKENMYFTQIDEQEYGIKPMNCVGHIKIYQSDVRSYRDLPLKFFEYGVVHRHEKSGVLHGLFRVREFTQDDAHIFCMPSQIKEQVLEILAFVDNLMKLFDFSYEMEISTKPAKAIGDDEIWDTATKALKEALDEQGLKYGIDEGGGAFYGPKIDIKITDALKRKWQCGTIQVDFNLPERFKLEYTDSNNEKKQPVMLHRAILGSFERFIGILTEHCAGEFPFFIAPTAVGIVPISDSHAAYAKEIQRILLELNIDSEVYEKNESLSKKIRTAEKQKLPMILVLGDEEVAKRSVALRDRRAKEQKNLSLEEFINLVKEKMSEVHF; from the coding sequence ATGGAAAAAGAAATTATTGCATACTTAGATGATGAAAAAATAGTCGATTCTCAAAGTAAGAATTCTAGCGATTTAAAAGAAATTTATTTTGATAATTCTAAACAAAGTTTAGAGGTGATACGCCATTCTTGCGCACACTTAATGGCACAAGCAATCAAAAGTTTATATCCTGAAGCAAAATTTTTTGTAGGTCCTGTGATAGAGGATGGTTTTTATTATGATTTTCGTGTGAATTCTAAAATCGGTGAAGAGGATTTAGTAAAAATTGAAAAAAAGATGAAAGAATTCGCCGAGGCCAAACAAGAAATCGAAAAATACGAAATCACAAAAAGTGAAGCGATCGCTAAATTTAAAGATGATGATTTAAAACAAGAAGTTTTACTCCGCATTCCTGATGGAAAAGTAAGTATTTATAAACAAGGAGAATTTGAAGATCTTTGTCGCGGTCCTCATGTACCTAATACCAAATTTTTACGCAATTTTGCACTTACACGTGTCGCAGGAGCTTATCTTGGTGGTGATGAAAAAAGAGAAATGCTTACGCGTATTTATGGTACTGCTTTTGCGGATAAAGAGAGTTTAAAAGAGCATTTAAGGATTATAGAAGAGGCCAAAAAACGCGATCATAGAAAATTAGGAACCGAGCTTAAACTTTTTACTTTTGATGATGAGATAGGAGGCGGGCTTCCTATTTGGTTAAGCAATGGTGCAAGACTTAGATCAAAACTAGAGCAAATGCTTTATAAAATTCATCGTTTGCGTGGTTATGAGCCTGTGCGTGGGCCTGAGCTTTTAAAAGCAGATGCGTGGAAGATTAGCGGACATTACGCAAATTATAAAGAAAATATGTATTTTACGCAAATTGATGAGCAAGAATACGGTATAAAACCGATGAATTGTGTAGGACACATTAAAATCTATCAAAGCGATGTAAGAAGTTATCGTGATTTGCCTTTGAAATTTTTTGAATACGGCGTAGTGCATAGACATGAAAAAAGCGGTGTTTTACATGGACTTTTTAGAGTAAGAGAATTCACTCAAGATGATGCACATATCTTTTGTATGCCAAGCCAAATCAAAGAGCAAGTGCTTGAAATTTTAGCTTTTGTTGATAATTTGATGAAATTATTTGACTTTAGTTATGAGATGGAAATTTCAACCAAACCTGCTAAAGCTATAGGCGATGATGAAATTTGGGATACAGCTACTAAAGCCTTAAAAGAAGCTTTAGATGAGCAAGGTTTAAAATACGGCATTGATGAAGGCGGTGGTGCTTTTTATGGACCAAAAATTGATATTAAAATCACTGATGCCTTAAAAAGAAAATGGCAGTGTGGTACCATACAAGTAGATTTTAATCTTCCTGAACGCTTTAAGCTAGAATACACAGATAGTAACAATGAGAAAAAGCAACCTGTAATGCTTCATCGTGCGATTTTGGGTTCTTTTGAAAGATTTATAGGAATTTTAACCGAGCATTGTGCAGGGGAATTCCCATTTTTCATCGCACCAACTGCAGTAGGTATAGTGCCGATTTCTGATTCTCATGCTGCTTATGCGAAGGAAATTCAAAGAATCTTGCTAGAATTAAATATCGATAGCGAAGTATATGAGAAAAATGAGAGTTTAAGTAAGAAAATTCGTACTGCTGAAAAACAAAAATTGCCTATGATTTTAGTTTTAGGCGATGAAGAGGTGGCAAAGCGAAGCGTTGCTTTAAGAGATAGAAGAGCTAAGGAGCAAAAAAATCTTAGCTTGGAAGAATTTATCAACTTAGTTAAGGAGAAAATGAGTGAGGTACATTTTTGA
- the argC gene encoding N-acetyl-gamma-glutamyl-phosphate reductase yields the protein MRLKVGILGASGYAGNELVRILLNHPKVEISYIGSSSSVGQSYMKLYPNTPLNLIFEDKNLDELELDVLFTATPHEFSAKLFSEALLKKMKIIDLSADFRLKNPKDYELWYKFTHPNQELLKNAVYGLCELYQEEIKNANLIANPGCYTTCSILSLYPLFKEKMIDLNSVIIDAKSGVSGAGRSAKVENLFCEVNENIKAYGLASHRHTPEIEEHLSYAAGEKITLQFTPHLVPMQRGILTTAYANLKHSVSEKEIREIYQKYYQDRKFIRLLPPQSFPQTRWVKSSNFADINFSIDERTNRVIVLGAIDNLIKGAAGQAVQNMNLMFDFDEDEGLKFFANL from the coding sequence ATGAGATTAAAAGTAGGAATTTTAGGAGCAAGTGGATACGCAGGCAATGAGCTTGTTCGTATCTTACTGAATCATCCTAAAGTAGAAATTTCCTATATAGGTTCTAGTTCAAGTGTGGGGCAAAGCTATATGAAGCTTTATCCCAACACTCCTTTAAATTTAATTTTTGAGGATAAAAATTTAGATGAACTTGAACTTGATGTCTTATTTACTGCCACTCCGCATGAATTCAGCGCTAAGCTTTTTAGTGAAGCTTTGCTAAAAAAGATGAAAATCATAGATTTAAGTGCTGATTTTCGTCTTAAAAATCCTAAAGATTATGAGCTTTGGTATAAATTTACTCATCCTAATCAAGAGCTTTTAAAAAATGCAGTTTATGGACTTTGTGAGCTTTATCAAGAAGAGATAAAAAATGCAAATTTAATCGCAAACCCTGGTTGCTACACTACTTGCTCTATACTCAGTCTTTATCCGCTTTTTAAAGAAAAAATGATTGATTTAAATTCGGTGATTATCGATGCAAAAAGTGGAGTCAGCGGTGCAGGAAGAAGTGCAAAAGTAGAAAATCTTTTTTGTGAGGTAAATGAAAATATCAAAGCTTATGGGTTAGCTTCACACCGCCATACCCCTGAAATCGAAGAGCATTTAAGCTATGCAGCAGGAGAGAAAATCACTTTACAATTCACTCCTCATCTAGTACCTATGCAAAGGGGAATTTTAACTACTGCTTATGCAAATTTAAAACATTCTGTAAGTGAAAAAGAAATTCGTGAAATTTATCAAAAATATTATCAAGACAGGAAATTCATAAGGCTTTTACCGCCGCAGTCGTTTCCGCAGACTCGGTGGGTTAAATCAAGCAATTTTGCGGATATAAATTTCAGCATCGATGAACGCACAAATCGTGTTATTGTTTTAGGTGCTATTGATAATTTAATCAAAGGTGCAGCAGGACAAGCTGTTCAAAATATGAATTTAATGTTTGATTTTGATGAAGATGAAGGACTTAAATTCTTTGCAAATTTGTAA